The Magnolia sinica isolate HGM2019 chromosome 10, MsV1, whole genome shotgun sequence genome includes a window with the following:
- the LOC131217415 gene encoding uncharacterized protein LOC131217415 isoform X1, with protein MKKDTATVISVDHTFEKLPDHLLIEIFIRVPISEWAQISCVRKQWAALFRGECLWQTALIRTWPLAGQAKRWPGPIPQGLSRRRYTALYVSKHVFAVDDEIDELVGHAYLFLKEQLELSTMPPPSGILHGTMIDQFITCGKSRDKAHELASQIWLAVINNLEENERTFLLLKRLTQEGDLFLPYPYSRSYRVQWRVFEKLFTDFRDCFNCEDYYDVLACAKSNFQPIPSAWIYFRLLGEHKFRPTLSPI; from the exons ATGAAGAAGGATACTGCAACTGTTATTTCTGTCGATCACACATTTGAGAAACTCCCAGACCACCTCCTGATAGAGATATTCATCCGAGTTCCTATCTCCGAATGGGCTCAGATATCCTGCGTAAGGAAGCAATGGGCTGCTTTATTTCGAGGAGAATGCTTGTGGCAGACTGCTCTTATCAGGACCTGGCCCTTGGCGGGCCAGGCAAAACGATGGCCTGGGCCTATTCCTCAAGGTCTGAGCAGAAG GAGATATACAGCTCTATATGTTAGTAAACACGTTTTTGCAGTTGATGATGAGATTGATGAGCTTGTCGGTCATGCTTATTTGTTTTTAAAGGAGCAGCTTGAGCTTTCAACAATGCCGCCTCCTTCTGGGATACTTCATGGAACTATGATCG ATCAGTTCATCACTTGTGGAAAATCAAGAGATAAGGCCCATGAGCTTGCTTCACAAATCTGGCTAGCCGTGATCAACAATTTGGAAGAGAATGAGCGCACGTTCCTGTTGCTAAAGCGACTTACGCAAGAGGGAGAT CTTTTCCTTCCATACCCCTACTCAAGATCATACAGGGTCCAGTGGAGGGTATTTGAGAAGCTTTTCACAGATTTCCGTGACTGTTTCAATTGCGAGGATTACTATGATGTATTGGCATGCGCCAAATCCAACTTTCAGCCGATACCATCTGCCTG GATATACTTCAGATTGCTTGGAGAACATAAATTTCGGCCCACTCTCAGCCCCATTTGA
- the LOC131217415 gene encoding uncharacterized protein LOC131217415 isoform X2: MGSDILRKEAMGCFISRRMLVADCSYQDLALGGPGKTMAWAYSSRSEQKEQLELSTMPPPSGILHGTMIDQFITCGKSRDKAHELASQIWLAVINNLEENERTFLLLKRLTQEGDLFLPYPYSRSYRVQWRVFEKLFTDFRDCFNCEDYYDVLACAKSNFQPIPSAWIYFRLLGEHKFRPTLSPI, encoded by the exons ATGGGCTCAGATATCCTGCGTAAGGAAGCAATGGGCTGCTTTATTTCGAGGAGAATGCTTGTGGCAGACTGCTCTTATCAGGACCTGGCCCTTGGCGGGCCAGGCAAAACGATGGCCTGGGCCTATTCCTCAAGGTCTGAGCAGAAG GAGCAGCTTGAGCTTTCAACAATGCCGCCTCCTTCTGGGATACTTCATGGAACTATGATCG ATCAGTTCATCACTTGTGGAAAATCAAGAGATAAGGCCCATGAGCTTGCTTCACAAATCTGGCTAGCCGTGATCAACAATTTGGAAGAGAATGAGCGCACGTTCCTGTTGCTAAAGCGACTTACGCAAGAGGGAGAT CTTTTCCTTCCATACCCCTACTCAAGATCATACAGGGTCCAGTGGAGGGTATTTGAGAAGCTTTTCACAGATTTCCGTGACTGTTTCAATTGCGAGGATTACTATGATGTATTGGCATGCGCCAAATCCAACTTTCAGCCGATACCATCTGCCTG GATATACTTCAGATTGCTTGGAGAACATAAATTTCGGCCCACTCTCAGCCCCATTTGA
- the LOC131217414 gene encoding pentatricopeptide repeat-containing protein At2g34400 has protein sequence MLRRKLSKPIPTPFQSISHSLTTQTTPPQSPESHPYPQPNLQRDPLTSRLLSLLKLCNSLQTFKQIHTQILTNSIQKSNFLLSKLVDLKDLSYANLLFSQISQPNDFSYNVMIRGLTNTWQEFDLALEFYRKMKFSGERPNNYTYPFVLIACANLPFLNCGRVAHSSVFKAGLDLDRHVRHSLITMYARCGEPGTARKVFDEIDERDLVSWNSMISGYAKMGFAAEAVGLFGRMREAGFVPDEMTVVSVLVACGDLGDLELGRWVEGFVEGNGMELNSFVGSSLIDIYGKCGDLESARRVFDRMRQKDVVAWNAMITGYAQNGVSNEAIELFNTMRESNIEPDKITMVGVLSACASVGALDLGMWVDAYASRKGLKHNIYVGTGLIDMYAKCGSLDRALCIFGDMPWKNVVCWNAMISGLAFNGRGQEAISLFTRMAEGDKTVRPNDITFVGVLSACVHVGLIEEGRWWFDSMEPVFGVVPKIEHYSCMVDLLARAGHLEEAYEFIETMPEKPDAIVLGALLGACRNLKNVEVGERIMHRLLELEPSNSGNYVISSKIYASSERWDDSARMRGLMRERGVAKTPGCSWIEIDSQVHEFHAGDGLHDRSKKIHEVIEVLNEEMKMEGYIPRVDLL, from the exons atgctTAGAAGAAAACTCTCTAAGCCAATCCCAACCCCATTTCAGTCCATCTCCCACTCTCTAACCACCCAAACTACCCCACCCCAATCTCCAGAATCTCATCCATATCCCCAACCTAACCTTCAAAGGGACCCACTCACATCCAGACTCCTCTCCCTTTTAAAACTATGCAATTCCCTCCAAACTTTCAAACAAATACACACACAAATCCTTACAAATTCCATACAGAAATCCAACTTCTTACTCTCAAAGCTTGTAGACCTCAAAGATCTATCTTATGCCAATCTCCTCTTCTCCCAAATCTCCCAACCCAATGACTTCTCCTACAATGTCATGATCAGGGGCCTTACAAACACTTGGCAGGAATTCGATCTTGCTCTCGAATTCTACCGAAAAATGAAGTTCTCTGGCGAAAGGCCTAATAATTACACCTACCCATTTGTCCTTATCGCCTGCGCCAACCTTCCGTTCTTGAATTGTGGGAGGGTGGCCCACTCGTCGGTCTTTAAGGCCGGGCTGGACTTGGACAGGCACGTGCGCCACTCGTTGATCACGATGTATGCTAGGTGCGGCGAGCCGGGTACTGCgaggaaggtgtttgatgaaattgatgAAAGGGATTTGGTTTCTTGGAATTCAATGATATCGGGGTATGCGAAGATGGGGTTTGCTGCGGAGGCGGTGGGGTTGTTTGGGAGGATGAGGGAGGCGGGGTTTGTGCCGGATGAGATGACAGTGGTGAGCGTTCTTGTGGCGTGCGGGGATTTGGGGGATTTGGAACTGGGGAGGTGGGTGGAGGGGTTTGTGGAGGGGAATGGGATGGAGTTGAATTCGTTTGTGGGGTCGTCGTTGATTGATATATATGGGAAGTGTGGAGACTTGGAGTCTGCGAGGAGGGTTTTTGACAGAATGCGGCAGAAAGATGTGGTTGCTTGGAATGCCATGATCACAGG GTATGCGCAGAACGGTGTATCAAATGAAGCGATTGAGCTCTTCAATACAATGAGAGAGTCGAACATTGAGCCAGACAAGATCACAATGGTTGGGGTGCTCTCGGCATGTGCCTCTGTCGGAGCCCTTGACTTGGGAATGTGGGTGGATGCATATGCTTCACGGAAAGGCCTAAAACACAACATTTATGTGGGTACAGGGCTAATTGACATGTACGCCAAGTGTGGCAGCCTTGATCGTGCTCTGTGTATCTTTGGAGACATGCCTTGGAAGAATGTGGTCTGTTGGAATGCGATGATCTCTGGCCTCGCCTTTAATGGTCGCGGGCAGGAGGCCATATCTCTATTTACCCGTATGGCTGAGGGGGACAAGACAGTCCGCCCAAATGATATCACGTTTGTTGGAGTGCTTTCTGCATGTGTGCATGTTGGTTTGATTGAGGAGGGACGTTGGTGGTTTGATTCCATGGAACCTGTTTTCGGAGTAGTTCCGAAGATTGAACATTACTCTTGTATGGTTGATCTTTTAGCACGTGCGGGACACTTAGAGGAAGCGTATGAATTCATCGAGACAATGCCTGAAAAGCCTGATGCTATTGTCTTGGGGGCACTGCTTGGTGCATGCCGGAACCTTAAAAATGTAGAAGTGGGTGAAAGAATCATGCACAGGTTATTGGAATTGGAGCCTTCAAACTCTGGCAACTATGTGATCTCGTCGAAGATATATGCGAGTTCAGAGAGGTGGGATGATTCAGCGAGGATGAGAGGATTGATGAGAGAGAGGGGTGTTGCTAAAACTCCTGGTTGTAGCTGGATTGAGATTGATAGTCAAGTTCATGAGTTCCACGCTGGGGATGGTTTGCACGACAGATCAAAAAAGATACATGAAGTGATTGAAGTGCTAAATGAAGAGATGAAGATGGAAGGATACATTCCAAGGGTTGATCTTCTATAG